Proteins encoded in a region of the Anopheles ziemanni chromosome 2, idAnoZiCoDA_A2_x.2, whole genome shotgun sequence genome:
- the LOC131293527 gene encoding cytochrome b5-related protein-like, whose product MAHDGEGELTTPSGTPRTAASYASDITHRYPTFRDEPFKTVHNWLEGRRYDDGAEGLWRIHNSLYDLEEFARVHPGGSEWLRLTKGTDITEAFETHHIGRKAERMLPRFYVRRATRPRNVRLTFDEHGFYRTLKRRIRNQLEQVDTSASARSRRITDALLGATFLTACLAVSLDSLIVALVCAACVCATVIASHNFMHQRDNWRMLAFNIAFLSYREWRVSHVISHHLYPNSVLDMEISAFEPFLCYLPLADLKNSFQRYGSWFYGPFIYGSIFLSEYLKRLMDSLNQGKNRFHLDDLIPFLLPAVMYATNPGQLAVVLRLWTFIVLMASFFFGLVGLTAGHHHPKALHSGDKFPDGMDFGLYQMATIVERKGVEGSLLKVLTTFGDHHLHHLFPTLDHAILPQLNGVFLDTCREYHVGKLSSTWFSQFLAQNLQLARIRPKVHPRSGKSRA is encoded by the exons ATGGCGCACGACGGTGAAGGAGAGCTGACCACTCCATCAGGGACCCCGCGGACAGCGGCTTCCTATGCATCGGACATAACGCATCGCTATCCGACGTTTCGCGACGAACCGTTCAAGACGGTGCACAACTGGCTGGAGGGCAGGCGGTACGACGACGGCGCAGAAGGCCTCTGGCGCATCCATAATAGCCTGTACGATCTTGAAGAGTTCGCTCGCGTCCACCCGGGTGGCTCGGAGTGGCTACGACTGACGAAG GGTACGGACATTACGGAGGCTTTCGAAACGCATCACATCGGGCGGAAGGCGGAGAGGATGCTACCCCGATTCTACGTACGGCGGGCCACCAGGCCACGTAACGTGAGGCTCACGTTTGACGAGCATGGGTTCTACCGGACGCTAAAGCGCCGTATCCGGAATCAGCTCGAGCAGGTGGACACCTCCGCCAGTGCACGCTCGCGTCGAATAACGGACGCACTGCTGGGCGCCACCTTCCTAACGGCCTGCCTAGCGGTGAGCCTCGACAGCCTGATCGTTGCGCTGGTGTGTGCCGCGTGTGTCTGCGCCACCGTGATCGCCTCGCACAACTTTATGCACCAGCGAGACAACTGGCGCATGCTGGCCTTCAACATAGCCTTTCTGAGCTACAG gGAGTGGCGAGTATCGCACGTGATATCCCACCACCTCTACCCGAACTCGGTGCTGGACATGGAGATATCAGCGTTCGAGCCGTTCCTGTGCTACCTGCCGCTGGCGGACCTGAAGAACAGCTTCCAGCGGTACGGCTCCTGGTTCTACGGTCCCTTCATCTATGGTTCCATCTTTCTCAGCGAGTACCTCAAGCGGCTCATGGACAGCCTCAACCAGGGCAAGAACCGGTTTCACCTGGACGATCTGATCCCGTTCCTGCTGCCCGCGGTCATGTACGCCACTAACCCGGGTCAGCTGGCGGTCGTCCTCCGGCTGTGGACGTTCATCGTCCTCATGGCGAGCTTCTTTTTCGGCCTGGTCGGTCTCACGGCTGGGCATCATCATCCGAAGGCGCTCCACTCCGGTGACAAGTTCCC CGATGGCATGGACTTTGGCCTGTACCAGATGGCAACGATCGTCGAGCGGAAGGGCGTCGAAGGGTCGCTGCTGAAAGTGCTGACCACCTTCGGCGATCACCACCTGCATCATCTCTTCCCGACGCTCGATCACGCGATTCTGCCACAGCTGAACGGCGTATTTCTCGACACGTGCCGGGAGTACCACGTGGGCAAGCTGTCGAGCACGTGGTTTTCGCAGTTTTTGGCGCAAAACTTGCAGCTAGCCCGGATACGGCCCAAGGTGCACCCGCGATCGGGAAAGTCCAGAGCGTAG